The sequence TTGCATTCCGGGTTTTAACGCTGCCTGAACAGCCGGTACCCAAGCCTTGGCAGACGGTTTTACCGGCAGTGATCAGTCAAAATCAGTGGCAAGCCCTACAAAAATTGGCCTTGAATCCACAAACACTACCGGCAGAATTGAAAGAGCAGGTTGAACATACCATCGCCACTTATCTCGATCATCAGTTGAAATCTGCCGATACTCGTATTGCTCAGGAAAACGTGCTGGTTCCGCCTGCAGGTTTTGCCAAAACAGAGGCGGCTTACGCTTTGGCGATGGCTGAAATCAGGTCAGCACAAAAAGGTAATGCTTACAGAGTCTGGCTGGAAAAGGCAAAAGACGCGTTGGATCAAGAGGCTAAATTGGCATTAAGAGCCTTAGAGAAAGAAGCGCTTCAAGCGGATAAAAACAATTCAGCTGAACAGCAAGAAAAGATTCACACGCAACGGTTAGTCTATTTTTCAAAACTTTCTCTACAACCAGCAGATCAGTTAGCGGCTATGTTAGCTTCGGTCAACGGTGCTGAGAGCTTCGGTAATTTTAATGCGCTGGTTTTGCGTTCAGCCGCTCTTGAAGTGGCTGAGCTTCCAAGAAACGTAAGCAATGGCTTGGGTTACATGTGGAATCCCGATTTTGAAAAACTCAAGGATCCAGCCGTCTGGCTGGCAGCGGCAGGACAAATTTTTTTCTCGTTATCGGTAGGATTCGGCGTTATTTTGACGTATGCCAGTTATCTTAAAAGAGATGACGATGTCGTACTGTCCGGTTTAACTGCTTCAGTGACCAATGAGTTTTGTGAAGTCTGTCTAGGCGGATTGGTCGCAATTCCTGCGACCTTTATTTTTCTCGGAACCGCATTGACCATGGAAGCGGTCGCCGGTTCGACGTTTGGCCTAGGGTTTAACACCTTACCTACCGTATTTGCCGGTATGCCGGATGGTCGCTGGTACGGCGCTTTATGGTTCACGCTTTTATTTTTAGCGGCCATCACCAGTTCATTAAGCATGCTGCAACCGGCGATTGCTTTTCTTGAGGAAGGCTTTGGCCTGAAACGACGCGGCAGTGTTGCCGCATTAGGTTTAATGACGCTCAGCGGCGCTTTGCTGGTCGTTTATTTCTCGGGAAATGCGGTTGCATTGTCGACAATGGATGACTGGATAGGAACTGTTGGTATATTTCTGTTAGCGACGATAGAAGTGATTGTCTTTTCCTGGGTTTTGGGGGTTGATAAAGGGATAGACGAAGCCAACAGAGGGTCCGATTTATTGATACCCAGAGCTTTTCGTTTTGTTTTCAAATACATTACCCCGGCCTTTTTATTAGTTATTTTGGGCAGTTGGCTGGTCCAGTCGCTTCCGGCAAAAATCGAGGCGGTTCGGTCTCAGCCTGAAGTATTACTGATTGTTTTATATTTGGTGATCAGTCTGATTTTTTTGGTGTTGATGGTGTCATTGGCAGGAGAAAATTGGCGCAGGAAGGGTATTCATGAACAGGAGGAGGTATGACGTTATCCGGTTTGATTGTGATGATAGGCAGCTATCTTTTAGTGGCGGTATTGATGATATTCTGTTTTTTCAGAGTCTTGACCAATCCCCAGAGTGCACTTAAAGAACATGCCCCGTTGAACATTGATACGCAGGATAAGGATCCGCCTCTTGATTAAGAAGGATCCAAGATCAGGGCACTTGGGCTATTTTTGATGTGAGTCCCAAGCACTGACTGATATTTCGGCTTTCAACCCGGATTTCGCTGCGCTTCATCCAGGCTACGAGCCACTTTACTTGGGTGTTGAGAAAATGGAAGCATCCAGAAATTGGCTCTGGGATTCAATTAATTTGTCGTCTTTTTGTTCAATGAACAAAGCGGAAAGTTTTTGTTCATTAGCAGCTTTCAAGCCTTCTTCTTGTCCCATACACAACAAAGCGGTAGACCAGGCGTCTGCAATCGTCGGGTTAGGGTGTATTACCGTTACAGAGACCAGATCGTGAGTCACCGGGCGTCCTGTGCGGCCATCCAGAATATGGCTGTAGCGCTTTCCGCCGGCATCGAAATAATGGCGGTAGGTGCCGGATGTCATGATGGCCGTAGGTAAATCCTTGGGTGTGGTGATGATTTTCTGCACGGTCTGTTTGCCGGGCACCGGTCTTTCAACAGCAATTCGCCAAGCCTGTTGATCCGGCTTGTGACCATT comes from Methylicorpusculum oleiharenae and encodes:
- a CDS encoding sodium:calcium symporter; this translates as MSANDNCNRGEAWGSRFGVILAVAGSAVGLGNFLRFPGQVAANGGGAFMVPYFICFILVGIPICWAEWTMGRYGGRHGFNSVPGIFSVLWRHPLSKYFGALGLLIPIVIYMYYVYIESWCLAYAWYYLNGDLDLGRNPAVYGAFFNQFTGMEADGSVFKDGIKPVFWFFCITFLINFYFIYRGLTRGIETFCKYAIPLLIVAAVVVAFRVLTLPEQPVPKPWQTVLPAVISQNQWQALQKLALNPQTLPAELKEQVEHTIATYLDHQLKSADTRIAQENVLVPPAGFAKTEAAYALAMAEIRSAQKGNAYRVWLEKAKDALDQEAKLALRALEKEALQADKNNSAEQQEKIHTQRLVYFSKLSLQPADQLAAMLASVNGAESFGNFNALVLRSAALEVAELPRNVSNGLGYMWNPDFEKLKDPAVWLAAAGQIFFSLSVGFGVILTYASYLKRDDDVVLSGLTASVTNEFCEVCLGGLVAIPATFIFLGTALTMEAVAGSTFGLGFNTLPTVFAGMPDGRWYGALWFTLLFLAAITSSLSMLQPAIAFLEEGFGLKRRGSVAALGLMTLSGALLVVYFSGNAVALSTMDDWIGTVGIFLLATIEVIVFSWVLGVDKGIDEANRGSDLLIPRAFRFVFKYITPAFLLVILGSWLVQSLPAKIEAVRSQPEVLLIVLYLVISLIFLVLMVSLAGENWRRKGIHEQEEV